TTTCTTCATCATGTCCTGGCAGGAacattgttgttgctgttgacccGTCTGAGGATGTGGAAGAGGAGGGGTTTATGGTGACCGTCACTGTTTCTACCATAAGACACAGAACTACTGGATATTCAACCCAGAGGAACGAGACAGATACATTCCTGCAACAGTCCTGGGACGTACAAGAACATTTTATCAAGGGGAACTTCTTGTCATCTGTAATCGTTGttttggagaagagaggaggtttGAAACCATCTTGACAACACTCATCATCTAGTGAAAACCAGGGAAAACACACCAGGCTCAGACCAGGCCCAGACCAGGCTCAGACCAGGCTCAGACCAGGCCCAGACCAGGCTCAGACCAGGCCCTGTTGCAAACAAAGTTCTTGAACAGAACTGTTTGGGACTTTTTCACGTCGCCATGGCGTCCACAGGTCTACAGCTACTTGGCCTCCTATTGGCCGTGATGGGATGGGTGGGCGGTGCTCTCGTCTGCGCCGCCCCCTTGTGGCGAGTCTCCGCCTTCGCGGGCGGGGAGATCGTGATCGCCCAGGTTCTATGGGAGGGGCTATGGATGACGTGTTTGTCCCAGAGTACGGGACAGATCCAGTGTAAGACTTACGACTCTACCCTGGCCCTCCCCATCTCCGCCCaggtgtcccgtaccctctctgtgctctccctcctcctctgcctcttcGCCCTCCTGCTTGGCGTGACTGGGGCTAAGTGCACCAAGTGTCTAGGGGAAGGAGCCTACTCGTCCAAGGCTAGGCTAGCCCGCGTGGCTggggctctgttcttcttctccggGCTGCTCTACCTGATACCCATCTGCTGGACGGCCTACGCCGTGGTCAGGGATTTTTACGATCCGAAAGTTGCCGCGCCGCTGAAGAGAGAGTTAGGCCCCGCCTTGTATCTAGGCTGGGGGGCGGGAGTTCTTCTGCTGGTAGGAGGGGCTCTGCTGAACGCAGGCTCCTCCCCTCCAGGGGTTAGGGCAACGCCTACTTTTGGGGGAGGTGGGAGGAGCAACCCACTGCCTGTGGTGGTAGAGGAGAAGGAGTATGTCTGAACCGTGCCACACCAGGTTTGTGTTCATTACTTTGagagaaaatggactgaaacagggagggactacctgaacgtgtccaataagaaatgttcATTGTCCATtgtaaaacattttgcaacattatgccctaatgaatacaaccccatCACTAAACGCTTAGTGGAGAGACAGGTCAAAATGTAAATAAGAAAATGCTTATGATTACGTTTCATGTGCATGTGCATGATTATTCTCCATTTCTTAAGACCACTTGTAGAcagctttgttattttgttatgacATCATCTTCTAGTTGTTTTTATTATGACATCATCTTCTAGTTGTTTTCATTATGACATCATCTTCTAGTTGTTTTTATTCTGATTTGAGTTTTCTGTGTTAACTTCTTCTTGGTGAGTGTAATTTATACATGAAATAATAAAGTGTTTTACAACATATTTGTTTAGCTACTGCACTCATATATTTACAAGTTGTTCATTTCAGCTACTGCACTCATATATTTACAAGTAGTTCATTTCAGCTACTGTACTCATATATTTACATGTTGTTTGTTTAGCTACTGCACTCATATATATTTACATGTTGTTTGTTATGCTACTGCACTCATATATTTACAATTTGATTGCCAGAGTAGAAGGACAATGTATGATGTACTTGTGCCAGTGTGGGAGGTGAAATGCATTGTGGGATGTGTTAATAACTAAGTGTTTATTAATGTGACATAACTGACATCGCTCAGATTCCACTgtgccccctctctctttctcccccccccccccccccccctctctctctctctctctctgtgtgcgtatGTCtgacatgtgtttgtgtgtatgccaGACTCCTTgtgtgggcagtgtgtgtgcatgtgcgtgtatgTTCTGGAGAGCCCacacgtaggcagtgtttgtgtgtgtgtgtatatttgtgtgttgCATACAGAGTGGTTATACAGTAGCACAAAGGCAGAGTACAGGACACAGACAAAGACCATCTGTATAACATGTGCCAGGACGCGAGTCACCCCCACCATATTAACCCAGTCACGTGAACACGTACGACAGCATAGAAACAGAATCTATAGACTGGGCtctccccattcaagtcaatgaaaGTTCCAGGGATAAAGGTTCCAAGCCCTTTCTagagattctatttctatgatagTTCCATTCAACAACAATGGACTCCGTTACAACAGGGCTTTCCAGACCTGGGTTAAAATACTATCTGAAATCTTCCAAATACTATTTAGCGATTGGTGTGGTGGGagggctgccgtcttatcggctcttaaccaatcatgctattttgtttgtctttttgcgttgttcgtaacttgttttgtacatactgttgctgctaccgtctcttatgaccgaaaagaccttctggacatcagaacggGGATTACTTACCTCAAACTGGACgaggagttcttcttcaatgagtcgacGCGAGGGATGTACTACAGACAccagaccaggcccagatccccgtgatttgctGGAAAAGGAAATGTAGGTTTTTGCGGAAAAGATCAGGATGCCTTGTGAGGATTAagtgacgagtggctaatctgcccttatcttccgttctgctagctaacgttcaatcgctggaaaataaatgggacaaacTGAAAGCGTGTACTAatatatcctaccaatgggacattaaaaactgtaatatcttatgtttcaccgagtcgtggctgaacgacgacatgaagaacatacagctggcgggttatacactccgtatcggcaggacagaacagcagcctctggtaagacacggggcgggggcctatgtatttacgtaaacaacagctggtgcatgatatctaaggaagtctcaaggttttgctcgcctggggtagagtttctcatgttaagctgtagactacactatctaccgagagagttttcatctgtatttttcgtagctcactacataccaccacagaccgaggctggcagtaaaaccacactcaatgagctgtattccgtcataagcaaacaggaaaacgctcatccagaggtggcgctcctagtggccggggactttaatgcagggaaacttaaatcagttttacctcatttctatcaacatgttaaatgtgcaaccagacggCAAAAAATGCTA
The DNA window shown above is from Salvelinus fontinalis isolate EN_2023a chromosome 40, ASM2944872v1, whole genome shotgun sequence and carries:
- the LOC129839037 gene encoding claudin-9-like, whose amino-acid sequence is MASTGLQLLGLLLAVMGWVGGALVCAAPLWRVSAFAGGEIVIAQVLWEGLWMTCLSQSTGQIQCKTYDSTLALPISAQVSRTLSVLSLLLCLFALLLGVTGAKCTKCLGEGAYSSKARLARVAGALFFFSGLLYLIPICWTAYAVVRDFYDPKVAAPLKRELGPALYLGWGAGVLLLVGGALLNAGSSPPGVRATPTFGGGGRSNPLPVVVEEKEYV